The genomic interval ATTGTGCATACATATGAttgtttttctaaattaatCTTTAAATGTTTCATCATAGGGATGTGTACATTGTTAAGTATTATCATGGGGGGACATTATTAAGGGAAGGAGAGGTTGAATATGTTAATGGATCAGTGGTTGAATTTCTTGTTGATCTTGACAAGTTGGCAAATAATAGTTGCTCTTGTGGAAAATGGGACAAGAGTGGCATCCCTTGTCAACATGCAATGCCGGCAATTGCATTTCATGGACTAGATCCTCTTAATTACATATCTGAATGGTTTAAGAAGGAGACCTACCTGAAGGCATACCAGTTCAATATTAGTGCAGTGAAAGGAAGACGATTTTGGCCAACAAGTGAAGAAGGCCCCATGTTGCCACCTATAACCAAGAGGATGCCTGGTCGACCtgcaaaaaaaaggaaaagagaaccTTTGGAAGgcaaaaacaaaagcaatacaAAACTATCAAAGGAAGGTAGAGTGTTCAAGTGTGGAATTTGTCACATGGAAGGTCACAATAGGAAAAACTGCCAGAATAAAGCTAGTAGAGTAAGTTTTTTTGCACTTCTTGTATTTCGATTACATCTTTATtctctattaatttaatttagtcATCATAAGAGTATCTGTTATGCATCAGCAGGACACAACTAATGAAGTTGGATCGAGTGGAcagaaaacaaatgagagaaTGAAGACAAATGGGAAAGAAAAGACCTATGctacatcaaaaaaaaaaagaggaagacCTGCTTATGGGCCAACCAGAATTTTAAGAGTAAGTAATAAATTTAGCCTAATTGTGTGAATTAGTCGCCAATGTAATATGAATTCTAATGGCTGAGGGGTGTGAGAGTTACACTTGTAGGGAGCTCACACTGGAGAAGCAATCCTGGGAAGAGAAGTTGCAAATTCTTCATCCTTCATTACTACCAATGAACTGATTGTAATAACTATTCTTACATTAACAAAGCTTAGCAcattattgatttgttttggttAGTAACATGTGTTCTTTCATGATTATGATGTTTAGGCTCGAAGAAATGCAAGGGTGGttgcaaataaaaatcaagCTGAAGTTGTTGGTCACCAATCATCTGCACAAGTTGAAGGTCTAGATCTCCCAACACAGCAAAGCACAAACAACTAATGAAGACAAATGAATGTTTTTGGTTAatagtgtttatatttttatcgtAGTGGAGGAAAAACAATATGTTGTTTTAAAGTTATAATCTTTTGTAAACTCCACATGAGAACTGATGATGTGCGAGGATGTAATCTGTTGTTTTTGTTAATGGGATGTCAATTTGGCTCACAATTACTGTATATATAAACTGGTGACAGGTTGTAATATTTCAATTGATTAGTGAAATCAAGGTTGTTTGCATcaattgtttctttgttttattttattttaataaatacaactATTAAGCAGGTAAAACCTTGCATGGCATTATTTTGTTGTAAATCTGATTGAGGCTTATTGAGTCTAATTTTGTTGGGCATTATCTTACAGGATATTTGAATGTGGCActttattttgatgatgttttcAAATGATGGCTTGTAAATCTGATTAAGTTTGCAAATATTAGGTATCATTGTTGGTATGAGTAAAAAGTTATCTAGTGTAATGCACTTTGAAAACATCATTGAAAAAATGTTACAGAATGCAACCAATGTTTGTGTTAAGCATGCTTGTACCTATCTAacatacaaaatttaaactagTGAAGCTGGAATTCAATCAAAATTTCCAATTAACTTGGGCATAAAATCCATGTTAACATCATTGTATAGAACAACATCAATAGATGCACTATTGAACAAAAATTGACAACCATCTAAAACGACATCAActacattagaaaaaaaaaacacaaattagcATGCTCTGATTATCATCTTCCATTGATAGCTTTTGCatacacactctctctctctctctctctctctctctctctccttctctcttCTCTAATGTATGCCTTCATGGGGATTTAGGCTGGATCTTTCCTTGCTTGAggatctctctctttctctctttctcttctctaatGTCTACTTTCATAGAGGCTGAGGCTGGATCTTTCCTTGCTCTTCTATAATGTATGCCTTCATGGGGGCTGAGGCCAGATCTTTCTTTGCTTGAAGCTTGCATTGAGGATGTCTGAACTAGTGAAAGGATTTGAGGGATTAGAAGGGATTTTGACGGGGTTAGAGGAGAGGGGTGGGGACATGGATTCGGTTCGGATCCAAGAAAGCGGATCCGGATccacttttttaatttttttttttaaatttttttgtaattttttataatatttaaaaataaaaaatgccacGTAATAAAAAAGAGAACGGAAAATGTAACGCCAAGCATATGGAGGACTAGCAtttctaaatttcaaaaaataaagggACTTAAAGGGCCCAAAAACTAATAGAGGGATGAAAAGGGCAGGAATTGTACTTGTTTAAGGACTAAAAGGGTAATTTTACCTTTATTTATCTgtgcttttattgttatttcttaataaaatagaggcattttttaaaaaaaatatttattattctaaaattatatttctttattaacTAATGAATGGAacgttttttaaaatatttataaaactaaagTTATAAAATACTATACAATATTTTACGGAAtaagataaatattatataatattattcacTCACTCATTGGTTTCTCTTGTGTAATCGTATTCTCCATCTCTTTATAGttgtaagtaaaaaaaatttatcattgtgaaattattatttttaaagtacACGTGATAGATCAATATTGCATTATGTGTTAATTCACTTTACATTATAAGTTTATAAGAGATAATTAAGCCACCATAATTAATCAcaactttatttatatatatttttaataatatttcgTGAAAAACTAACAGTCAAAGTATCCTCAATGGTAATCATGTTCGGAGCATAGCAATGTATTGGGGCATACTTCACTTTAGGTTATTTTGAATTCAAAGAATTAAGATATCTCTAAAAAAATCTGTATTTGATAAATGTTAATTTGAATTTGGAAGTAGCATATGAGTGAGTTAGAGAGGTGTtgataatgttatttttatacaattataaaaataaaaatccagaATGTGTTGAGTTTGGGAGTTGGACTTTAATGAGGCCCACCACCCCACCACCGATACTGACTTCAAAGTTCAAAcgagcataaaaaaaaatttcaccacaTCCCACCCACACCACACCCAACCCAGTGCAGCACTACTACTGTACTGTCTACCATAGTTTGAATTTTGAATAGCGAACAGCCAGCCTCTCTGcgctgctgctggtgctgaagGCTGCTCACTGATATACTGAAAAAGCAGTGTCCTCCCTTCATTCAtctgccgccgccgccgccgccgccgcctccTCTCTGATCCAGCCAATTAGCCCAAAGGTATGTATCAGTATAGATGAGGATGGGAGTCATGCTGTGTTTCTCTTCCTATTTGTCACGCCGTCATATTCCAGATATCGTGATCATGCTTGCGTTGTGAGCTTTGGCATTTGAGCTATCTGTTTGTCTTCCTCTGCAGTCTGCACCATGAACTTGTAAGTCTTATGATTTCATACATACATGATACATGTTCACATTATTTCTTCTTCCTTGTGCTATTAATACTAATAGTTCGACATCTTTGAACCAAGGCATTCTCTTTCCTCACATTCTCATTACCCCAAGCCAAATTTTTTCCCGGAGAAATACACAGATTATGCCAACAAAGGCAAGATCGATACTTCTTGTGCTTCAGAGGTCAGTTTGTTGGTGAAACTCAGGGACACATTCACCGACTACTTTTTTATGCCTACTAATTTCTGCTCTTTCTGAATTGTTTTCAGGATTGTATCtaaatccttgtttttcttctgtACCAGGTGAATGGTTCAATCATGGATGCCAAAATATCCAAGACACGCAACACATACATGCTGGGCAATTCTTGTAGATTCCAGCTAGAGCAAGATGTTAGCGCATATCCTTAAATTCCCCCAATTGATTGTCTGTGCTTGCCTGAAATTATGATTTGTTATGCAATTAAGATTACTTAATACTTATTGTTTGTGCTACTATTTACCACATGCCTGCATATTATTATGAACTCATGCTTCTCAAGTTTGCAGCCCACACCCGGGTATTACTCTAATCCTTGTCCAGTATATGTAGTAGAGCTTGgctaaaaattgaaatttctttaaaataCGTAGAGCCAGCAGATCTAGCTAGAAGATTGAAGATTTGAATTTTGGCCGTATCgtgattaattttgttttgactTAATCGGACCATATAAAACTAAAGTGATCCGGTTGGATTTTCAATGATATGGGAGTTCTTTCTAATCAAGGCTTGCTCGTTTTAAAATACAGGGAATATTAACACCACCAAATGTTTGAATTTTGGTTCTCAAAATGTTATATGCCTCTTTTTAACCTGTGAGCAATGAGTTAGACTTGATGGATTGATGTATTCAGGTTCATCCTTAGTTTGCAAGCGTTAGCCAACTTTGTTGAATATTAAGGAAATTTAAATGCTTGAACTCCTAGACTTAATGGATAAAGCATTTGAAATATCCAAGTTAATTTATCAAACTACTGTAATAATGTATTTGTTGAAATTGTTCCTCTTCCATGTCTCATTAGCATTTGGTCTTTAATGTTATGCTATTATGTTGTCATGCTGCGCAGATTGGTATGACATGAGTCACATGACAGAATGCGCTCTATTtcaggttctacggcttcaaaaGTTGCTGAATGAGGAGATGAAGTTGCATGCTATCCTTGAAAATGCTATGGAACAGGCCACCATAACATCATCTGACCTGTCTTCCCTCCCAGATAATGTATCCATATTCTCTTTTTGTACTTATGGTTTCTacaattatagtttttttagcGTTTGTTGAAGGGATTGCGGCTTTCCATCTGAAGTTGgctgtgtttgtttgtgttgcTAAGTCAAAGATTGCTCTGAAAAAGTTTTTGCAAACTTGTACTTCTATATGACCATCTATTtctcaaaacaacacatcaattGTGACTACAACAAGCTAATTTAGGTCTTTGATGACATCACATGGGCCCAATATGACCCATTAATCAatctaaactataacataactctaacacTCCCCTTAaagctggagcatatatatGAATCATGGCCagcttgttacatagattactaaagactttaacattTAAACTTTAGTGAAAAGATATGCGCCATAAGGAACTACTCAAAACTCTATGCAAAAACCTAGTTCCTTCCATCTGACTTTTGCGAGTTAcaatggaaatccttaaataaataatcatgaGACGAAGACATGATGACGAAGAGACAAGTTCTTCAGCAACGAAACAAGGGCATTTCGGGTGAAGGctgaggaacatcaccaggtGCTCATAGACCAATGGGAACATGGAGATTCTTAACTAAAGAATTATTGGATGACATGGCGACCAAGAGACAAATCCTTAAGCATCGAGACAAGGGCATCATTGGTGAAGGCTGAGGAACATCACCATGTGCTCATAGGCCAATGGGAATGGGGAGATTCTTAACTAAAAAATCATGAGACGAAGAGGCAAATTCTTCAGCAACGAGATAAGGGCATCACTGGTTAAGGctgaggaacatcaccaggtGTTCATAAACCAATGCGAACGGGGAGATtcttaactaaagaatcatAAGACGAAGACATGGCGACgaagagacaaatccttcaaGCAACGAGACAAAGGCAACACTGGTGAAGGCTGTGGAACATCACCAAGTGTTCATTGACCAATGCGAATATGGGAGGTTCTTAACTAAAAAATCATGAGACGAAGACATGGCGACgaagagacaaatccttcaaCAAGGAGACAAGGGCATCACTGGTGACCGTTGAGGAACACCAGGTGCTCATAGACTAATGAGAATGGGGAGATTCTTAACTAAAAAATTATGAGACGAAGACATAACGACGGAGAGACAAATCCTTCAACAACTAGACAAGGGCATCACTGTGACCGctgaggaacatcaccaggtGCTCATAGACTAATGAGAATGGGGAGATTCTTAACTAAAGAATTATGAGACgaagagacaaatccttcaaCAACGAGACAAGGGCATCACTGGTAAAGGCTGAGAAACATCACCAGGTGCCCATAGACCAATGAGAATGGTGATAGATGAGCGGCGGCTGGCGGTAGAGATGGCTGCGTCGGGTGGAAGGCTAAGGTTTGGAGTGgcgatggctagggttttgggtggCGGTTAGGGTTTAACCAAGTACTCTGATACCAtgtgagaataggaaaaatagtttgtatattcATTAGGAAACgagtacaaggatatatatagagaaatattagtgtttttttgGTATGGGCCTAATATGGCCCATTAAGTAatctaaactataacataactctaacaataataatgagaaaTGAGGCGCATCATAACTTGGCAAACAATTCACGATAAGGATTTTGGGGATGAAGGACAAATGATGTATGACCATCCTATGTAACAATTTATCATGATTTTCTTTATTAGCtgaattctattatttttaaaaaaatatagaattttttatttaggtggatcattattttaaaatgtgtTATGTGTCCATGGATGGTGAGGGAATCAGAGTGTATATGTAGTATGCAGTTACATATATGCCTGCAGAcgttgttttaaattaaaatggtTAAAAGTTAGTgtatattatatgattatttatataaattagaaatttacaGAAAAATGTATTCTTATCCCATCCTCCTATAGAGTTTACAATATATGGGCATGAAGCTAGCAGAGTAACTAATAAGATCAGATATCAAACTAGGTAAGGACAATAGGAAATCAACTATAACTAGGATAAAGATCAAGAAACTAAGGTAAGCCTTCGCTAACAGGCTCCCTCAAATAGTCACTGTAATTGCCAACAAAGCATCAAGTAGATAACATCCATATCAGTGAAGTAGACAACATCCAGATTGACATAGTAGATAATGGCTGAATTGGCAAAGTAGATAGTATTTAGTTGAAATCAACACAAGGAATGCCTTGAGTCATCTTAGAATAGCCTTGAGCCAATCCACCCAGAAATACTAGGGATAACCTGTGCATAATCCAGTTAAATCTGGGATACACCAATAAATAGTCCTGTTAAGGCAGGGAGTGCCTAGATATAATCCTAAGTAGGATGCAAAGAGTGCTTAAAAGTACTCTAGGCCTGCGTTAGTGTTTGAAAATATTCCCATTGAAGTTGCAAGAGTGCCCTGGAATCAGTCCCATCAGAGGAGTGTTAAGAAATGATCATGTAGAAAGTCCAGGCTGAGGAATGTTTAGAAGCAGTCTTAGTAGGTTGCTGAGTGGTATAAATTAACATGCTAGGTTGCATGGAGTTGGTAGTCAAAAAGTTAAGGAAGGgattaaaaaatgacaaaatctaCTTGACAGAGGTATGTTGCAAACAAAGGTGGTGGAAGAGAATACAAAAACATTCTCAAGCTCTAATACCATGTTAAAAAACTGGATTCTTATTCTACATGACTATGAACCTACAAGATTTATGCATGCATGAAGACAACAAACTAACATGTAAGACCAGGTGTCAAACTAACTAGCTGAAGATAATATGAAATCAACTTAAACTAGGGTAATGTCAGCTGAACCAAGATAAGAATATGCTAACAAAAAGTATAGAAACGTGAGTTTGACGAacaatattcttttattttaaaagttaatgtAAATCTTACCCACCATATCATTCTTTTACAGAAAATATTCTATCCTAAAATTACAGTTAATATTCACGTCAACATGGTTATCAATCAATATCATGATTAAAATATCTAATTATTAGCTaacaatgtaatatatatatatatatatatatattctgataATTAAGGGGTCTTTGGTTTCCAGAGGTGGGAAGGAAGTAGGGAAGGCTAGAAGTCCCATTTTTAGTGGAAGTCCTACTTCATGATGAAAATACCACTTCCTGGTGTGTGATTGTTTGGTTGCACACCGAAGTGAAGCACTTTTAGCCTACTTCTGGTGTTTGGTTGGTATGGGAGTGTGTATAAAGTCACCACTTCCTAATAGTGGTGAGATTACCAATCCcaacatggattttttttaatgtataattattatatataaatatttaatttataaataattaaatatttataagcaTGGAAAGATTATTTAGTTCCTATTCcaaatcattaatttatataattaatttatacatttatttgAAACCATGAATTTACTCTAAGCCATTAGTGATTTACCATACATgtctattatataattttaaaattaatttaattattataattattgtcAGAAATGATTTAGTGTTAAAATATTGTATAAGAGAATTCTAATgtaaaaagtgtgaaattaaaataaaataaggaatatttatttattttattttttttttaaaaaattatcaatatgtcaataattttcatctcatttttataagaataattTAACATCTCCATgcctattattattttcaaaatatatattattacatttattttatcatagttaaatattagcaaattttataatttttcttaaaattaatgaataaatttattataaaaaccaATAGAAATATATTGCAAGAAATAGATATAAATGGCATAACACATTCCCACTTCCGTGAACAGTTAAAACTACACCGAAGTCCCACTTTGGCACTTTTAATTCAGAAATCAAAACCTAGAAGTGGAGCCTTTTTGGAAGTAGGACTTCCCAAATCCAGATTGACTTCTATgaaccaaacacatggaaatGCCTGGAAGTGAGTCACTTCCATCACTTTGAAACTCACCTCCGGTAATCAAACACACCCTAATCATATATGTTAATCAACTAAACTGAATTCATTATCACTTGAGTGTGCATGAAAGCATATTAACTATATATGTTAGTACATGGCCTGCTGCAGGTGCCTGTAGGCCTAACTGCATATATGGACTTCCTAAAATTTGTTGAATAAATGTACAAATTTAGCAGGTGAAGTTGCCACATTCATGAGAAAGTGGTAAAATACAATTGAAAAACTAATTGGAAGTTCAGCTGATGTTCCTATTGACTGGGTGGGACAAATAagattttcttcatattttgatAATAGTGGCATTTCTTATATTGTTCTAGGTGTCGTCAATGTTAAATATGGATTTTcccaaatattaatttattttgattttgtgatAATAAGCGTTGAAAGGGTTGGTTATCTTGGTGGCATGTTATATAGTTGTTATAACCTATGTTTATGTTGCCTATGCCATATGGTTTGTACACGTGTTTTGCAGTATTCAGTCCAATTATGTCATTAGGAGTGGACATATGTAGCCCTTTAACGTGGTCTAATGTGTGGTAATGTGTATCCCTCAAAGTTTTAAGTCAGCTCATCTCATAAATTTGACCTGATGTTAAGGACAAGTAAAGTTTGAATGCGATTTCTTTTACTTGAAAATACTTTTCCAAAGCTACAACCCCTAATTAATGACAATCTTGCAGGAGACAAAGAACCTTTGGTACTTTCCTCTTAATTATTCAAAGAGAATGCAGTTAGTTGTAGAGTGGGATAGGGACGATGAAGAGAATTATCTGTGCAAGGAAGATATACTATTACTATGTTGATGGTTTGACGGactgtttttaaattattttcttttgctttgttttttatttagggTTGCGTCAATTCTAATGTCTGTTAGGCAACTCATCTTTGCCCATTTTATTTGGGGAATGGTACCTTTGACATGATGAAGATTTAGATTGAAGTCACTTGCTTTCAGAACGCTGTTCACTTTTACGATCAATGAGGTTATTGTAATAA from Dioscorea cayenensis subsp. rotundata cultivar TDr96_F1 chromosome 7, TDr96_F1_v2_PseudoChromosome.rev07_lg8_w22 25.fasta, whole genome shotgun sequence carries:
- the LOC120265617 gene encoding uncharacterized protein LOC120265617 isoform X1 translates to MGDVYIVKYYHGGTLLREGEVEYVNGSVVEFLVDLDKLANNSCSCGKWDKSGIPCQHAMPAIAFHGLDPLNYISEWFKKETYLKAYQFNISAVKGRRFWPTSEEGPMLPPITKRMPGRPAKKRKREPLEGKNKSNTKLSKEGRVFKCGICHMEGHNRKNCQNKASRQDTTNEVGSSGQKTNERMKTNGKEKTYATSKKKRGRPAYGPTRILRGAHTGEAILGREVANSSSFITTNELIARRNARVVANKNQAEVVGHQSSAQVEGLDLPTQQSTNN
- the LOC120265617 gene encoding uncharacterized protein LOC120265617 isoform X2, whose translation is MGDVYIVKYYHGGTLLREGEVEYVNGSVVEFLVDLDKLANNSCSCGKWDKSGIPCQHAMPAIAFHGLDPLNYISEWFKKETYLKAYQFNISAVKGRRFWPTSEEGPMLPPITKRMPGRPAKKRKREPLEGKNKSNTKLSKEGRVFKCGICHMEGHNRKNCQNKASRDTTNEVGSSGQKTNERMKTNGKEKTYATSKKKRGRPAYGPTRILRGAHTGEAILGREVANSSSFITTNELIARRNARVVANKNQAEVVGHQSSAQVEGLDLPTQQSTNN
- the LOC120265124 gene encoding uncharacterized protein LOC120265124, giving the protein MNLHSLSSHSHYPKPNFFPEKYTDYANKGKIDTSCASEVNGSIMDAKISKTRNTYMLGNSCRFQLEQDVLRLQKLLNEEMKLHAILENAMEQATITSSDLSSLPDNVSIFSFWIAAFHLKLAVFVCVAKSKIALKKFLQTCTSI